DNA from Helicobacter pylori:
AGGGCATGAAGAATCATCTGGAGAAACAAAAGTGGAAAATGGTGTCGTGTATAAGGAATATTTCGGTTCGGCATCAGAGTTCCAAAAAGGTGAAAAGAAAAATGTTGAAGGTAAGAAAATTTGGATCCAACATAAAGGATCGTTAAAAGACACGCTGGTTGAAATGCATCAAGATTTGCAATCTTCAATCTCCTACGCAGGCGGGAGAGACCTTGAAGCGATCCGAAAAGTGGATTATGTGATTGTGAAAAATTCAATTTTCAATGGGGACACAATCTAAAAAAGATCAATGAAACAATAAAGCTAATTTTTATGAGCGAAATGCCTTTCAATGCAATCGCATAAGATGTGGATCATAAGAATGTGCATTTCTTGGATTCGTGGGGTATCACCACTAGGGACAATCAACGCTATATCGCTTAAAGGCTTCATTTTCCCCCCATCACGCCCCGCTAAGCTAAGCGTTTTCATCCCTAAATCTTTGGCTTTTTCATAAGCTTTTAGGACATTTTTGGAATTACCGCTTGTAGAAATCCCTATTAAAACATCTTCTTTATTCCCTAGCGCTTCCACTTGTCTAGCGAACACTTCTTCATAGCCATAATCGTTCGCAATGGCGGTGAGAGCTGAGGTATCCGTGCTTAAACTTATCGCGCTCA
Protein-coding regions in this window:
- the gmhA gene encoding D-sedoheptulose 7-phosphate isomerase; translation: MIDGLIQKEFLAHKEALEKSLESLQDALKQSVHLLIETLENQGKILICGNGGSASDAQHFAAELTGRYKLERKGLSAISLSTDTSALTAIANDYGYEEVFARQVEALGNKEDVLIGISTSGNSKNVLKAYEKAKDLGMKTLSLAGRDGGKMKPLSDIALIVPSGDTPRIQEMHILMIHILCDCIERHFAHKN